Proteins co-encoded in one Scomber scombrus chromosome 14, fScoSco1.1, whole genome shotgun sequence genomic window:
- the si:dkey-251i10.1 gene encoding ADP/ATP translocase 2 → MNETAVSFAKDFLAGGISAAISKTAVAPIERVKLLLQVQHASKQITADKQYKGIMDCVTRIPKEQGFLSFWRGNLANVIRYFPTQALNFAFKDKYKKIFLDGVDKRAQFWRYFAGNLASGGAAGATSLCFVYPLDFARTRLAADVGKPGAGREFNGLGDCLVKIFRSDGLRGLYQGFNVSVQGIIIYRAAYFGIYDTAKGMLPDSKNASILVSWMIAQSVTAVAGLTSYPFDTVRRRMMMQSGRKGADIMYTGTIDCWRKIARDEGGKAFFKGALSNVLRGMGGAFVLVLYDELKKVL, encoded by the exons ATGAATGAGACAGCAGTTTCTTTCGCCAAGGACTTCTTGGCCGGTGGTATCTCGGCTGCCATCTCCAAAACAGCCGTGGCCCCGATCGAGAGAGTGAAGCTTCTCCTTCAG GTCCAGCATGCCAGTAAGCAGATCACCGCAGATAAGCAGTATAAGGGCATCATGGACTGTGTTACCCGTATCCCCAAGGAGCAGGGATTCCTTTCCTTCTGGAGAGGTAACCTTGCCAATGTCATCAGGTATTTCCCCACCCAGGCCCTCAACTTCGCCTTCAAGGATAAGTACAAGAAGATCTTCCTTGATGGCGTTGACAAGCGCGCCCAGTTCTGGAGGTACTTTGCTGGTAACCTGGCCTCTGGTGGTGCCGCCGGAGCCACATCACTCTGCTTCGTGTACCCTCTCGACTTCGCCCGTACCCGTCTGGCTGCAGATGTGGGAAAGCCTGGAGCCGGGAGAGAGTTCAACGGTCTGGGAGACTGCCTGGTGAAGATCTTCAGGTCTGATGGTCTTAGAGGCTTGTACCAGGGCTTCAATGTGTCCGTGCAGGGCATCATCATCTACAGGGCTGCTTACTTTGGCATCTATGACACAGCTAAGG GTATGCTCCCAGATTCCAAGAACGCCAGCATATTGGTGAGCTGGATGATTGCTCAGTCTGTGACAGCTGTTGCTGGCCTGACCTCCTACCCCTTCGACACTGTCCGTAGACGTATGATGATGCAGTCTGGACGTAAAGGAG CTGACATCATGTACACCGGGACCATTGACTGCTGGCGTAAGATTGCACGTGATGAGGGCGGCAAGGCTTTCTTCAAGGGAGCCTTGTCCAACGTGCTCAGAGGCATGGGCGGCGCCTTCGTGCTGGTGTTGTACGATGAGCTGAAGAAAGTCCTGTAA